The proteins below are encoded in one region of Paenarthrobacter ilicis:
- a CDS encoding TetR/AcrR family transcriptional regulator codes for MRVRRKTGSYEVGRAKRAEILDVASRLFGSSGYHKVPLSQVAADVGLSESGLLHHFRSKRHLLLAVAERRLEQTATWWGRRRPEGAPDPLEVFRGMVESTRELAKEPGLIELFVLISAEAADATTPAHQLYASWYQRAVDETAQRLAAGVERGDLLPGTDVSGCAREIIAVSDGLQLQWVLSGGQLDLVEAVRDYSRRLARALLAPEHVDGANAL; via the coding sequence ATGCGGGTTCGGCGAAAAACTGGAAGCTATGAGGTAGGGCGTGCCAAACGTGCCGAGATACTGGACGTCGCCTCCCGTCTTTTCGGCAGCTCCGGCTACCACAAGGTGCCCCTCTCTCAGGTGGCTGCGGACGTAGGGCTCAGTGAAAGCGGCCTGCTGCACCACTTCCGTTCCAAAAGGCACCTGCTGCTGGCAGTGGCGGAGCGCCGGTTGGAACAGACTGCCACATGGTGGGGCAGGCGGCGGCCTGAGGGTGCCCCGGATCCCCTGGAGGTATTCAGGGGCATGGTTGAGTCCACGCGCGAGCTGGCCAAGGAACCTGGGCTCATTGAACTGTTTGTCCTGATTTCGGCCGAGGCTGCCGATGCCACAACACCTGCGCACCAGTTGTACGCCTCGTGGTACCAGCGCGCCGTGGACGAAACGGCGCAACGACTGGCCGCGGGTGTAGAGCGGGGTGACCTGCTGCCCGGCACGGACGTCAGTGGATGCGCCAGGGAGATCATTGCCGTCAGCGACGGGCTGCAACTGCAGTGGGTACTCTCAGGGGGGCAGTTGGACCTCGTGGAGGCCGTCCGTGACTATTCCCGCCGGTTGGCACGCGCACTCTTGGCGCCGGAACACGTGGACGGCGCCAACGCTCTTTAG
- a CDS encoding IclR family transcriptional regulator, whose translation MGVNDGNQTEKPLRGKRPKQGEPVIDRALSLLAVFSDRRRALTLSEMARLADMPAPTALRLIARLVAWGALERLEDGRYVVGVRLWEVASLSPRGHGVREIALPYLEDLFAVTRHHVLLAVRDKNDAVLIERLSSKEATEVAYRVGGRAPLRSTAVGLVLLSGADADFQELVINQPPDAEVGVDSLTEGELRRTLSDVRRTGLAMIRRSAPSRTVSVASPIFGAEGSVVAALSIVVPDGATPPNALAPAVRATARAVSRNLGHNPGPSESVRMR comes from the coding sequence ATGGGGGTCAACGATGGGAACCAGACGGAAAAGCCGCTCCGCGGCAAGCGTCCCAAGCAGGGCGAACCTGTCATTGACCGCGCGCTGAGCCTGCTCGCCGTCTTCAGCGACCGGCGTCGCGCCTTGACGCTATCCGAAATGGCGAGACTCGCCGATATGCCGGCCCCCACTGCGCTGCGCCTGATCGCCCGCCTTGTGGCTTGGGGGGCCTTGGAACGCCTTGAGGACGGACGGTACGTTGTGGGGGTCAGATTGTGGGAGGTAGCGTCGCTGTCACCGCGCGGGCACGGTGTCCGGGAGATCGCACTGCCATACCTTGAGGACCTCTTCGCCGTGACGCGACATCACGTACTTCTTGCCGTGCGCGATAAGAACGACGCCGTCCTGATCGAGCGGTTGTCGTCCAAGGAGGCAACGGAAGTCGCCTACCGAGTCGGTGGACGTGCTCCCCTAAGGTCGACGGCGGTGGGCCTGGTCCTGTTGTCCGGCGCGGACGCCGACTTTCAGGAGTTGGTCATCAACCAGCCGCCCGACGCCGAAGTGGGCGTCGACTCGCTGACTGAAGGGGAGCTGCGACGCACGCTGTCCGATGTCCGCAGAACCGGGCTGGCCATGATCCGACGGTCAGCACCCTCGCGTACCGTCTCCGTCGCGTCGCCGATTTTCGGTGCCGAAGGGTCCGTAGTGGCGGCACTGTCGATCGTGGTTCCGGATGGCGCAACGCCACCCAACGCGTTGGCTCCTGCGGTACGGGCCACCGCGAGGGCGGTGTCGCGAAACCTGGGACACAACCCCGGCCCCAGCGAGAGTGTACGGATGCGCTAA
- a CDS encoding ABC transporter substrate-binding protein → MNLLTSPARRSAAVLAGALLLGSLTACGGGTAATSSVDKSTLTIATDSDSASFGYDPLRVSDAQRQFFEGLYENLMTLQPDGSVGPGLAKDFSYNADNTVLTLTLKEGVTFTDGSTLDAALVKANLDRRSDTALSAYSAIAKGGAQEIASVDVVNPTQVAITFAKAQPGFEKNLTSTLGMIVGKNAVTDTASLATTPDGSGPYTLDSATTVKGNKYVFTKNEKNTDASKYPYNKITFSVIMDPQARANALVSGQADVASLTSPTVDFAKSKGVGVSQIGGTVQTMISFDKTGKTAPAFASEKVRQAFQYAINRKALVDALHKGDIPAWNALPKDSAGFTDELNTKYAYDPAKAKSLLAEAGYGSGFDFTIIAGAQTQTDLQAVQKDLAAVGITMNVKLAASTDEAFAAVATTPLGYSPLGWDNPVGLMYGAILNGFTNVQKATDEQLSAATAEVAAAKDDASRKAALTKLNTRLVESGWMIPLYESLTNQGYNTKKVQQVKFAGSNVYPLLSSYAPTN, encoded by the coding sequence ATGAATCTCCTCACCTCACCTGCACGTCGGAGCGCGGCCGTCCTGGCCGGGGCGCTCCTTCTCGGATCCCTGACAGCCTGCGGCGGCGGTACAGCAGCAACGTCCTCCGTGGACAAGAGCACGCTGACCATTGCCACAGACAGCGACAGCGCGTCGTTCGGCTACGACCCCTTGCGGGTCTCGGATGCCCAACGGCAGTTCTTCGAAGGCTTGTACGAGAATCTGATGACCCTGCAGCCTGACGGCAGTGTGGGTCCGGGCCTGGCGAAGGACTTCAGCTACAACGCGGACAATACAGTCCTCACGCTGACCCTCAAGGAAGGTGTGACCTTCACGGACGGCTCCACCCTGGATGCCGCGCTGGTCAAGGCCAACCTGGATCGACGCAGCGATACCGCGCTCAGTGCTTACTCAGCAATCGCCAAGGGCGGAGCGCAGGAGATTGCCTCTGTTGACGTGGTCAATCCCACCCAGGTGGCCATCACGTTCGCCAAGGCCCAGCCCGGCTTCGAAAAGAACCTCACCTCCACCTTGGGCATGATCGTGGGCAAGAACGCTGTGACGGACACTGCCAGCCTGGCCACGACACCGGACGGTTCCGGCCCTTACACGCTGGACAGTGCCACCACCGTCAAGGGCAACAAGTACGTCTTCACCAAGAACGAGAAGAACACGGATGCCTCCAAGTACCCTTACAACAAGATCACGTTCAGCGTCATCATGGACCCGCAGGCCCGTGCCAACGCGCTGGTGTCCGGCCAGGCGGATGTTGCATCCCTGACCTCGCCCACCGTGGACTTCGCAAAGTCCAAGGGTGTGGGCGTGTCCCAAATCGGCGGCACCGTCCAGACCATGATCTCTTTCGACAAGACCGGGAAGACCGCGCCGGCCTTCGCCAGCGAGAAGGTGCGCCAGGCCTTCCAGTACGCCATCAACCGCAAGGCACTGGTGGATGCCCTCCACAAGGGCGATATCCCGGCGTGGAACGCATTGCCCAAGGACTCGGCAGGGTTCACTGATGAACTGAATACCAAGTATGCCTATGATCCCGCCAAGGCAAAGAGCCTCCTGGCCGAGGCCGGTTATGGGAGCGGCTTTGACTTCACCATCATTGCCGGAGCCCAGACGCAAACGGATCTTCAAGCAGTGCAGAAGGACTTGGCGGCCGTCGGAATCACCATGAACGTGAAGCTTGCAGCCTCCACGGATGAGGCATTCGCCGCGGTGGCAACCACGCCGCTGGGGTACTCCCCGCTGGGTTGGGACAACCCGGTCGGCCTCATGTACGGCGCAATCCTGAATGGCTTCACCAATGTTCAGAAAGCAACGGACGAGCAACTGAGCGCAGCGACCGCAGAGGTTGCCGCTGCCAAGGATGACGCCTCCAGGAAGGCCGCGCTCACCAAGCTCAACACCCGCTTGGTGGAGTCCGGCTGGATGATCCCGCTCTATGAGTCACTGACCAACCAGGGCTACAACACCAAGAAGGTCCAGCAGGTGAAGTTCGCCGGAAGCAACGTGTACCCGCTGCTGTCCTCGTACGCACCCACCAACTGA
- a CDS encoding ABC transporter permease, which translates to MEVTMAMFVTKRLLMALATVLVVAVLAFLLVHAMPGSPGAVALGAGASQEAIDQLNQTLGWNDPLVSQFFRWLGDAVQGNLGNSLIDGRSVSADLANRLPVTASLAAGATVLSAIFGIILGVTAAVRGGVLDQMIGGFVGLLVALPAFWIGVIFVYLFAVQSSVFPATGYVPFEVSPQDWAMSLALPVITLAVGGGAFIARQTRASMLEALQQEHIRTLRATATPTWKILYIHALRYASLPIVAGIALQFIGLFGGSVIAEQLFAMPGLGQAVQTSVSTHDAPAVQGVVVIATVVVVAVNLVLELATKFLDPKLRAS; encoded by the coding sequence ATGGAGGTCACCATGGCAATGTTCGTCACCAAGCGCCTTCTGATGGCGCTCGCCACCGTGCTGGTGGTGGCGGTACTGGCATTCCTGCTGGTCCACGCGATGCCCGGCAGCCCAGGTGCGGTAGCTCTCGGGGCAGGAGCCTCGCAAGAGGCCATCGACCAGTTGAACCAAACGCTCGGCTGGAATGATCCGCTGGTAAGCCAGTTCTTTCGTTGGTTGGGCGATGCCGTCCAAGGCAACCTCGGAAACTCCCTCATCGATGGTCGGTCCGTTAGCGCCGACCTTGCCAACAGGCTTCCGGTCACAGCTTCCCTCGCCGCCGGTGCCACCGTTCTCAGTGCAATCTTCGGCATCATCCTCGGTGTCACCGCAGCTGTGCGTGGTGGTGTCCTGGATCAAATGATTGGCGGGTTTGTTGGATTGCTCGTGGCACTGCCAGCCTTTTGGATCGGCGTCATCTTCGTTTATCTCTTTGCCGTCCAGTCCTCCGTGTTCCCGGCCACCGGCTACGTCCCGTTCGAAGTCTCCCCGCAGGATTGGGCAATGTCCCTCGCCCTGCCGGTCATCACCTTGGCCGTTGGAGGCGGTGCGTTCATTGCCCGGCAGACCAGGGCTTCGATGCTTGAGGCGTTGCAGCAGGAACACATCCGGACCCTCCGGGCCACAGCCACTCCCACGTGGAAAATTCTCTACATCCATGCCCTCCGGTATGCGAGCCTGCCGATCGTTGCAGGCATCGCCCTGCAGTTCATCGGCCTGTTCGGGGGATCCGTAATCGCTGAACAATTGTTTGCCATGCCGGGTCTCGGCCAGGCTGTTCAAACGTCCGTCAGCACCCACGACGCCCCGGCCGTTCAGGGGGTAGTGGTGATCGCTACGGTGGTTGTGGTCGCCGTGAACCTGGTGCTCGAACTCGCTACCAAATTCCTTGACCCGAAGTTGCGTGCCTCATGA
- a CDS encoding dipeptide/oligopeptide/nickel ABC transporter permease/ATP-binding protein, translating to MIPTLPATTPASQRRTALTKLSGHRLLTSPGGVAGTLWLAAMVLASLTAPWWLPFKTEDQDFTSVLSGPTATHWLGTDELGRDILSRIFASAAETLGTSFITVIVGVGLGTLLALTAANSQRAEGVISRVTEIMMSLPGTVIILAVIGAVGTNIPLIMAILGVLISAGIYRVMLGQAKSLQSQLYVDAAKVDGLSPLAISARHVLPGLATTIVVQSALIFAVGLLIQAGLAFIGFGPPLPKPSWGGMIQSASQHVYDAPWLMVPTGVVLALTVLSANAIGNALGKAPNATASHLPSAAVRRRRSVQAAAAAAAAPAVHDAPEAGKLSVRSLSVAVDGGTPLVTDVSFDVEPGTVLGLVGESGCGKTMTALSLMGLLPSGVAVSGGQLLWNGRNLAAATDKDMESIRGRDIALISQEPMRALDPMFTVGYQLTSAIRRLRSVGKKQAKAESLNLLEKVGIVDAKRILKTYPHQISGGMAQRVAIALALSGNPRLLVADEPTTALDVTVQAEILSLLRTLVKDTGMSVVMVTHDLGVVADICDHVAVMYAGQVVENGRTASILDSPRHPYTLALLAADPHANTAHDMPERLAIIKGQVPQPKDWPTGCRFAARCQFAGSACQVPVPLLPSGTESGVVRCVKADELAIEGLAWVPTDIPSEHPVPADIPSRHRLDIVEKDMA from the coding sequence ATGATTCCCACACTTCCAGCAACAACGCCGGCATCCCAGCGCCGGACGGCCCTGACGAAGCTCTCAGGGCATCGACTGCTTACCTCGCCAGGGGGCGTCGCCGGAACACTGTGGTTGGCGGCGATGGTTCTTGCCTCGCTCACGGCCCCGTGGTGGCTGCCCTTCAAGACCGAAGATCAGGACTTCACCTCCGTCCTTTCCGGACCCACTGCCACGCACTGGCTGGGCACGGATGAACTGGGCCGTGACATCCTCAGCCGCATCTTCGCCTCAGCAGCCGAAACACTGGGGACGTCCTTCATTACGGTGATTGTCGGCGTCGGACTCGGAACCCTCTTGGCGCTGACAGCTGCCAACAGCCAGCGCGCCGAAGGTGTCATCAGCCGGGTCACCGAGATCATGATGTCGTTGCCTGGAACCGTCATTATCCTCGCCGTTATTGGCGCAGTCGGTACCAACATCCCCCTGATCATGGCCATCCTGGGCGTACTGATCTCGGCAGGCATCTACCGGGTCATGCTCGGCCAGGCAAAGTCGCTGCAAAGCCAGTTGTATGTTGATGCTGCCAAGGTGGACGGGCTGAGCCCGCTGGCCATCAGTGCCCGCCATGTGCTGCCGGGCCTGGCCACCACCATCGTGGTGCAATCTGCGCTGATTTTCGCTGTGGGCCTCCTGATCCAAGCCGGCCTCGCGTTCATTGGTTTCGGACCTCCCCTCCCGAAGCCCAGCTGGGGCGGCATGATCCAAAGTGCTTCGCAGCATGTCTATGACGCTCCGTGGCTGATGGTTCCCACCGGCGTGGTGTTGGCCCTGACGGTGCTGTCCGCCAATGCGATCGGCAACGCCCTGGGCAAGGCTCCCAATGCTACGGCTTCCCATCTTCCATCTGCCGCCGTCCGCCGCAGGCGTTCAGTTCAGGCTGCCGCAGCAGCGGCAGCTGCCCCTGCTGTCCACGACGCTCCGGAGGCCGGGAAGCTCAGCGTCCGCTCCCTTTCGGTAGCGGTCGACGGCGGAACTCCCTTGGTCACGGACGTCTCCTTCGACGTCGAACCCGGCACCGTTCTGGGACTGGTTGGCGAGTCCGGCTGCGGTAAGACCATGACCGCGCTGTCCCTCATGGGACTGCTGCCGTCCGGCGTCGCAGTCAGTGGCGGCCAACTTCTCTGGAACGGCAGGAACCTTGCCGCTGCCACGGACAAGGACATGGAAAGCATCCGGGGGCGCGACATCGCCCTCATCTCCCAGGAGCCCATGCGGGCACTCGATCCCATGTTCACCGTGGGCTACCAGTTGACCTCGGCCATTCGCAGATTGCGGTCAGTGGGAAAGAAGCAAGCCAAAGCGGAGTCATTGAACCTGCTGGAAAAGGTGGGCATCGTGGACGCCAAGCGCATCCTCAAGACCTACCCGCACCAGATATCGGGCGGCATGGCCCAGCGCGTCGCCATAGCCTTGGCGTTATCCGGTAATCCACGCCTGCTGGTGGCTGATGAACCCACCACCGCCCTGGACGTCACTGTCCAGGCCGAAATCCTGTCCCTCCTGCGGACGCTCGTGAAGGACACCGGCATGTCCGTGGTCATGGTGACGCATGACCTCGGAGTAGTGGCCGACATCTGCGACCACGTTGCCGTCATGTATGCCGGCCAAGTGGTGGAGAACGGCCGTACGGCCAGCATCCTGGACAGCCCACGGCATCCTTATACTCTGGCACTCCTCGCGGCTGATCCCCATGCGAACACTGCACACGACATGCCCGAGCGGCTGGCCATCATCAAGGGACAGGTTCCCCAGCCCAAGGATTGGCCCACCGGATGCCGGTTCGCGGCCCGCTGCCAGTTCGCGGGATCTGCCTGCCAGGTACCGGTTCCCCTCCTTCCCTCGGGAACAGAATCGGGGGTGGTGCGCTGCGTCAAGGCCGATGAACTGGCCATCGAAGGTCTTGCGTGGGTACCCACCGACATTCCATCAGAACATCCGGTTCCGGCGGATATTCCCTCCCGGCACCGCCTGGACATCGTTGAAAAGGACATGGCATGA
- a CDS encoding oligopeptide/dipeptide ABC transporter ATP-binding protein, which yields MSIEIPLLSPPVGTVRPLPMLEVKDLVVRYGRGRKAAAATPAVDGVSLTIQHGETVGLVGESGSGKSTIGKAVLGLQKISGGSVEFKGEDITHAGSGKRRAIGSELRAVFQDPNSSLNPRKTVGASLAEPLRVRGVASGEARIRAEDMLERVGLPREAVDRYPSQFSGGQRQRISVARALICEPQLVVCDEAVSALDLSTQAQVLNLLADLRDERGLSYLFIAHDISVVQFLAQRVVVLYRGQVMESGPTAAVTESPKHPFTQALVAASPVPRPAEQAERRAVRESLGVKTAAAVAATPGGCPFRQRCPLSTELCASERPALRRVGEADVACHYA from the coding sequence ATGAGCATCGAAATCCCTCTGTTGAGTCCACCCGTCGGTACTGTCCGACCGTTGCCCATGCTTGAAGTGAAGGACCTTGTGGTCCGCTACGGAAGGGGACGGAAGGCCGCTGCCGCGACGCCCGCCGTCGACGGTGTCAGCCTGACCATCCAGCACGGTGAAACGGTGGGTCTGGTGGGGGAGTCCGGCTCGGGCAAATCGACCATTGGCAAAGCGGTCCTGGGTCTCCAGAAGATATCCGGCGGTTCCGTGGAATTCAAGGGAGAAGACATCACGCATGCCGGTTCGGGCAAACGCCGCGCCATTGGCAGCGAGCTGAGAGCCGTCTTCCAGGACCCAAATTCATCGCTGAATCCCCGGAAGACCGTTGGCGCCTCACTGGCAGAACCCCTGCGCGTGCGGGGTGTCGCCAGCGGCGAGGCCCGCATTAGGGCAGAGGACATGCTGGAACGGGTTGGCCTGCCACGGGAGGCCGTGGACCGGTATCCGAGCCAGTTTTCCGGTGGCCAACGGCAACGTATTTCGGTGGCCCGCGCACTCATTTGCGAACCTCAACTGGTGGTCTGCGACGAGGCTGTCAGCGCATTGGACCTTTCGACGCAGGCGCAGGTATTGAACCTTCTGGCCGATCTGCGCGACGAGCGCGGACTGAGCTACCTGTTCATTGCGCATGACATCTCCGTGGTGCAGTTCCTGGCCCAGCGGGTGGTGGTCTTATATCGAGGGCAGGTGATGGAATCCGGTCCAACCGCAGCAGTCACTGAATCACCCAAGCATCCGTTTACCCAGGCTCTCGTTGCGGCATCACCGGTGCCGCGCCCGGCAGAGCAAGCTGAGCGCCGCGCTGTCCGGGAGTCCCTGGGAGTCAAGACGGCAGCAGCCGTGGCCGCGACTCCTGGTGGATGTCCCTTCCGGCAGCGCTGCCCGCTCTCCACCGAACTCTGCGCCTCCGAACGACCTGCCCTCCGGCGCGTGGGCGAAGCTGACGTCGCCTGCCATTACGCCTGA
- a CDS encoding alpha/beta hydrolase: MTLETPAETAGISIDPHRVPTPPPFPAFHAPGKPEEVSEESLLHRELSYAITVGFRRLSMDVWLPRKAAEAVVPLVVWIHGGAFQLGDRRELPPTFVPDSVFRRLNEAGIACATVDYRYSLEAPFPAQLHDIKAAVRYLRHHADVLGIDGERIGAWGESAGGHLAALLGLTGSREDLEGGLGVQGQSSAVTAVVDFYGISSLNDVSRRLGVESFLNGPLTAAVPPGASLDPGTMLVGGAPDPALLHAASPLGYVTAGAPPFLLVHGNRDGLVPHSQSELLADALERAGVQNKLITIDGADHCFFFAEDEVDWILETSVDFFRREFGQQ; this comes from the coding sequence ATGACCCTTGAAACACCAGCGGAGACTGCCGGGATCAGCATCGATCCACACCGCGTACCCACACCGCCACCCTTTCCCGCCTTCCATGCGCCTGGGAAACCTGAAGAGGTGTCGGAGGAGTCGCTGCTGCACCGTGAGCTCAGCTACGCCATCACCGTCGGCTTCCGCCGTCTTTCCATGGACGTGTGGTTGCCTAGGAAAGCTGCCGAGGCTGTTGTCCCGTTGGTGGTGTGGATCCACGGGGGAGCGTTCCAGTTGGGCGACCGTCGGGAGCTGCCGCCGACGTTCGTCCCTGACTCGGTGTTCCGTCGCCTCAACGAAGCCGGCATCGCCTGTGCGACGGTGGATTACAGGTACTCCCTGGAAGCGCCGTTTCCGGCGCAGCTCCACGACATCAAGGCAGCCGTCCGCTATTTGCGGCACCACGCGGATGTCCTCGGCATCGATGGCGAAAGGATCGGGGCCTGGGGCGAGTCGGCAGGAGGCCATCTCGCCGCACTCCTGGGGCTCACCGGCTCCCGGGAGGACCTCGAAGGCGGCCTCGGAGTGCAAGGCCAGTCCAGCGCAGTCACCGCGGTGGTGGACTTCTACGGCATTTCTTCGCTCAATGATGTCTCACGCCGGCTGGGAGTTGAGTCGTTCCTGAATGGTCCACTGACTGCGGCCGTCCCCCCGGGAGCTTCCCTTGATCCCGGAACCATGTTGGTGGGAGGGGCGCCGGATCCGGCCCTGCTGCACGCAGCGAGCCCTCTTGGATACGTCACCGCCGGAGCGCCTCCTTTCCTGCTGGTTCATGGCAACAGGGACGGCCTGGTGCCCCACTCCCAAAGCGAACTGCTGGCCGATGCCCTGGAGCGGGCAGGCGTACAGAACAAGCTCATCACCATCGACGGCGCCGACCACTGCTTCTTTTTTGCCGAAGATGAGGTGGACTGGATCCTGGAGACATCCGTTGACTTCTTCCGGCGTGAATTCGGGCAGCAATGA
- a CDS encoding alpha/beta hydrolase, translating to MTNGRHLKGIEFARTGDDGSRPLLLDLHLPETAVLPESAPGDAGPENLRPAVVHFHGGGWRTGERSSLGPVCDGFGLAPFDALTDAGFVVASADYRLSGEALFPAQLHDALSAVTWLRDHADQYGVDPDRLYAWGDSAGGHLASLVGLTGEGAGAVAAVAAWYPPTDLTHMGEQALPEAIARASDPGSREELLVGAVLAANPDKAAAASPISYVHSDAPPFLLIHGTADRFVPAAQSESLASALEKAGADVELLLVDDADHMWSLPDGSPEAALRALAATVAFFRHQAASR from the coding sequence ATGACGAACGGTCGCCACTTGAAGGGCATCGAGTTTGCCCGCACCGGCGATGACGGCTCCCGCCCGCTCTTGCTCGACCTCCACCTGCCGGAGACCGCGGTGCTTCCGGAGTCAGCGCCGGGGGACGCCGGCCCCGAAAACCTTCGTCCCGCCGTCGTCCATTTCCACGGTGGCGGTTGGCGCACAGGCGAGCGTTCTTCGTTGGGCCCTGTGTGCGACGGTTTCGGCCTGGCGCCTTTCGACGCTCTCACCGATGCCGGCTTTGTAGTGGCTTCGGCCGATTACCGTCTGAGCGGCGAAGCGCTGTTCCCGGCCCAGCTCCACGATGCGCTGTCCGCGGTGACGTGGCTCAGGGACCACGCAGACCAGTACGGTGTGGATCCGGACCGCCTTTACGCCTGGGGTGACTCTGCAGGCGGCCACCTGGCCAGCTTGGTTGGGCTCACGGGAGAGGGCGCTGGAGCCGTAGCTGCCGTCGCCGCGTGGTACCCGCCAACGGACCTGACCCACATGGGGGAACAAGCCCTGCCTGAGGCAATTGCCCGCGCCAGCGATCCCGGATCCCGCGAAGAGCTGCTGGTGGGTGCGGTCTTGGCGGCGAACCCTGACAAGGCGGCAGCAGCCAGCCCTATCAGCTACGTCCATTCCGACGCTCCGCCCTTCCTGTTGATTCACGGCACCGCCGACCGCTTCGTCCCTGCCGCCCAATCGGAGTCATTGGCCTCTGCACTGGAGAAGGCAGGCGCCGACGTCGAACTTCTTCTGGTCGACGACGCCGACCACATGTGGTCGCTCCCGGACGGAAGTCCGGAAGCTGCCCTGAGGGCGCTGGCCGCCACGGTCGCGTTCTTCCGGCACCAAGCGGCCAGCCGCTAG
- a CDS encoding fumarylacetoacetate hydrolase family protein, with translation MQYIGINHDGDTWVAALSGARVFPLATVTDFWADAARWHEKAAAVVTDASAGFERSDVTEVPLVPASARVICVGLNYKAHAAEGSYKDQELPPYPTLFGRWTASLSVGHVPVPVPGGEAGLDWEGEVAAYIGKRVESADEAAAAEAVFGYSTFNDITARRAQKLTSQWTLGKNGDFTGPLGPLVSRDEVGDLREGLQLRTRVNGAEVQNGNTRDMIFSVPAIISLISETLTLHPGDVIASGTPEGVGYARTPQWLLQAGDTVEVEIEKLGTLVTPIGEPSLRARA, from the coding sequence ATGCAGTACATAGGTATTAACCACGACGGCGACACGTGGGTTGCTGCCCTCAGCGGCGCGCGCGTTTTTCCGTTGGCGACCGTGACGGACTTTTGGGCCGATGCAGCCCGGTGGCACGAGAAAGCGGCGGCGGTGGTCACTGACGCCAGCGCAGGTTTCGAGCGAAGTGACGTCACCGAAGTACCACTGGTTCCTGCCTCGGCACGAGTGATCTGCGTGGGTCTCAATTACAAGGCCCACGCCGCGGAAGGCAGTTACAAGGACCAGGAGCTCCCGCCGTATCCCACGCTGTTTGGCCGGTGGACGGCGTCCCTGTCCGTGGGGCACGTTCCCGTCCCGGTTCCGGGCGGCGAGGCGGGCCTGGACTGGGAAGGCGAGGTAGCTGCGTACATCGGCAAACGCGTGGAGTCCGCTGACGAGGCTGCAGCCGCCGAAGCCGTGTTTGGATACTCCACTTTCAACGACATCACTGCACGACGTGCCCAGAAACTCACGTCCCAGTGGACACTCGGCAAGAACGGCGACTTCACCGGCCCCTTGGGTCCGTTGGTCAGCCGCGACGAGGTCGGTGATCTTCGCGAGGGCCTGCAGCTTCGCACCCGGGTCAACGGCGCCGAGGTTCAGAACGGCAACACCCGCGACATGATCTTTTCCGTCCCGGCCATCATTTCGCTGATCAGTGAAACCCTTACCCTCCACCCCGGCGATGTGATCGCCTCAGGAACTCCCGAGGGAGTCGGCTACGCACGAACACCGCAGTGGCTTCTCCAGGCAGGAGACACAGTCGAGGTGGAGATTGAGAAGCTTGGCACCCTGGTGACCCCCATCGGTGAGCCATCACTCCGGGCGAGGGCCTGA